A DNA window from Coriobacteriia bacterium contains the following coding sequences:
- a CDS encoding LCP family protein: MRIHAQRRAHLVKRVLLTVAALMLGLAAAAGAWALAFITGVQNDLIDSPEHDKTVEALTRQKAEPFTVLLLGDDRRPGETRARADTIIVARIDAKSKEVRMVSIPRDSRVEIPGYGMEKINAATFHGGPALMVDTLEDYLGVPINHYMMVDFRGFQGVVDAMGGVRVDVDVEINDKKAASHGSRQAYHIPAGDQLLDGEHALTYVRSRKFPDGDFTRMRHQQTFFKALAKQSLKLGNVFKLPGVVKEMARHTTSDMSVTEILALVQALRGLGEKNVQAATLVGPSQTIGGVSYVIPDEYVKEQLSEALRSGADIEGADETPAEQVDPASVTVTVRNGAGISGCAADAADRLRGKGYTVGDVGNANRFVYETTLVIFKDREDKARSVARALGVARVVESRGMYSFSTDVLVVVGKDWRAGAGDVSGAAGTATPFRRVQ; the protein is encoded by the coding sequence ATGCGGATCCACGCGCAGCGGCGCGCGCACCTGGTCAAGCGCGTGCTGCTCACGGTCGCCGCTCTCATGCTCGGGCTCGCCGCCGCCGCGGGAGCCTGGGCGCTCGCGTTCATAACCGGCGTGCAGAACGATCTCATCGACTCGCCCGAGCACGACAAGACCGTGGAGGCGCTGACGCGCCAGAAGGCGGAGCCCTTCACGGTGCTGTTGCTGGGGGACGACCGGCGCCCGGGCGAGACGAGGGCCCGTGCCGACACGATCATCGTCGCCCGCATCGACGCGAAGAGCAAGGAAGTGCGGATGGTCTCCATCCCACGCGACAGCCGCGTGGAGATACCGGGCTACGGGATGGAGAAGATCAACGCGGCGACGTTCCACGGGGGTCCGGCCCTGATGGTCGACACCCTCGAGGACTACCTCGGCGTGCCCATCAACCACTACATGATGGTGGACTTCAGGGGCTTCCAGGGCGTGGTCGACGCCATGGGCGGCGTCCGGGTGGACGTGGACGTCGAGATCAACGACAAGAAGGCGGCCAGCCACGGCTCGCGGCAGGCGTACCACATCCCGGCCGGCGACCAGCTGCTCGACGGCGAGCACGCCCTCACGTACGTGCGCAGCCGCAAGTTCCCCGACGGCGACTTCACGCGGATGAGGCATCAGCAGACGTTCTTCAAGGCGCTGGCGAAGCAGTCGCTCAAGCTCGGCAACGTCTTCAAGCTGCCGGGCGTGGTCAAGGAGATGGCCAGGCACACCACGAGCGACATGAGCGTCACCGAGATCCTCGCGCTCGTGCAGGCGCTACGCGGGCTGGGTGAGAAGAACGTGCAGGCGGCGACGCTCGTCGGGCCCTCGCAGACGATCGGCGGCGTCTCCTACGTCATCCCCGACGAGTACGTCAAGGAGCAGCTCTCCGAGGCGCTGCGGAGCGGAGCGGACATAGAGGGGGCGGACGAGACGCCGGCCGAGCAGGTCGACCCCGCGTCGGTGACGGTCACGGTGCGCAACGGCGCGGGCATCTCGGGCTGTGCGGCCGATGCCGCCGACCGCCTGCGCGGCAAGGGATACACCGTCGGCGACGTCGGCAACGCGAACCGGTTCGTGTACGAGACCACGCTGGTGATCTTCAAGGACCGGGAAGACAAGGCGCGCAGCGTGGCGAGAGCTCTGGGAGTGGCAAGGGTCGTCGAGAGCCGAGGCATGTACAGCTTCTCCACCGACGTGCTCGTGGTCGTCGGGAAGGACTGGCGGGCGGGCGCGGGCGACGTTTCGGGCGCCGCCGGCACCGCGACCCCCTTCCGCCGCGTGCAGTAG